Proteins encoded within one genomic window of Camelina sativa cultivar DH55 chromosome 19, Cs, whole genome shotgun sequence:
- the LOC109124400 gene encoding cytochrome b561 and DOMON domain-containing protein At3g25290-like produces MSSSSVRTSLSLFFLALLISPAVSQTCKSQTFSGDKTYPHCLDLPQLKAFLHYSYDAANTTLAVVFSAPPAKPGGWIAWAINPKGTGMVGAQTLVAYKDPGNGVAVVKTLNISSYSSLVPSKLAFDVWDMKAEEAARDGGTLRIFARVKVPADLVAKGKVNQVWQVGPQLGPGGMIGKHAFDPPNLASMSSLDLKGDNSGSTTISGGGEVNAKIEKRNIHGILNAVSWGILFPIGAIIARYMRIFESADPAWFYLHVTCQFSAYVIGVAGWGTGLKLGSESEGIRFTGHRNIGIALFALATIQMFAMLLRPKKDHKYRFYWNIYHHGVGYAILILGIINVFKGLNILNPKDTYKTAYIAVIAILGGIALLLEAVTWVIVLKRKSNNSMKP; encoded by the exons atgtcttcttcttccgtaagaacctctctctctctctttttcttggCTCTTCTAATCTCACCGGCTGTCTCACAAACCTGCAAGTCACAGACGTTTTCCGGCGATAAAACCTACCCTCACTGCCTTGACCTCCCTCAACTCAAAGCCTTCCTTCACTATTCCTACGATGCAGCCAACACAACTCTCGCCGTCGTCTTCTCCGCTCCTCCCGCAAAGCCTGGCGGATGGATCGCTTGGGCTATAAATCCAAAGGGTACAGGTATGGTCGGAGCTCAAACCCTTGTCGCTTACAAGGATCCAGGTAACGGTGTTGCCGTGGTGAAGACGCTAAACATTAGCTCCTATAGCTCGCTTGTTCCTTCGAAGCTTGCGTTTGATGTTTGGGATATGAAAGCTGAGGAGGCGGCGAGGGATGGAGGAACGTTGAGGATCTTTGCTAGGGTTAAGGTTCCGGCTGATTTGGTGGCAAAGGGAAAGGTGAATCAGGTTTGGCAAGTTGGTCCTCAATTAGGTCCTGGTGGAATGATTGGGAAGCACGCTTTCGACCCGCCGAATCTTGCTTCTATGAGCTCTCTTGATTTAAAAGGTGACAACAGCGGCAGCACAACCATCTCTGGGGGCGGTGAGGTAAATGCCAAGATCGAGAAGAGAAAT ATTCATGGGATACTAAACGCGGTGAGCTGGGGGATTTTGTTTCCTATAGGAGCAATAATAGCTAGGTATATGAGAATATTTGAATCCGCAGATCCGGCTTGGTTTTACCTTCACGTGACTTGTCAGTTCTCGGCTTATGTCATCGGCGTTGCCGGTTGGGGTACCGGACTCAAGCTCGGCAGCGAGTCTGAGGGTATTCGCTTCACCGGCCATCGTAACATTGGTATTGCCCTCTTCGCCCTTGCCACTATTCAG ATGTTTGCGATGTTGTTGCGGCCAAAGAAAGATCACAAGTACAGATTTTATTGGAATATCTACCACCATGGAGTTGGCTACGCGATCCTCATCCTCGGGATCATTAATGTCTTCAAAGGTCTCAACATCTTGAACCCAAAAGATACCTACAAGACGGCTTACATTGCAGTGATCGCTATTCTTGGAGGCATTGCTTTGCTCTTGGAAGCCGTCACTTGGGTCATTGTACTCAAGAGAAAATCAAACAACTCAATGAAGCCTTAG